Proteins encoded by one window of Streptomyces clavuligerus:
- a CDS encoding alpha/beta fold hydrolase, whose amino-acid sequence MGLPRKALRTALTGALCSVLLAAGPASGAGSVAGTGGRAGAPVVRFVDVEGDGGTVLKANVVAPADAGPGRSYPLVVLPTSWAMPQLEYLAQAGQFAAAGYVVVSYNSRGFWQSGGEIEVAGPPDVADASRVIDWALAHTPADPARVGMAGVSYGAGISLLAAAEDPRIKAVAALSGWADLAGSIYSGRTQHAQAAAVLTGLGFLTGRPSAELRGIMADFLSSRLDQEQRILDWAARRSVDRRIAGLNARGTAVMLGNAWGDSIFPPNQYAEFFERLTGPKRLEFRPGDHATAEGTGLFGLPNDTWTSTRRWFDHHLRGVDNGVDREPPVRLKSRSDGEYEGYRDWRSVGSAERRLPLGGTQRVLTGVDSGANGGLVLLSGALDQFTRVPPIAAVPLLPRAFAAVWQSERYDAPQRIRGTSRLHTTVTGTGASGTLVAYLYDVGPLGLGKLVTSAPYTFHGRTPGTPFAVDLELFSTAYDVPAGHRLAVVVDTVDPLYIEHNPAGAQLTFSSPADDPSQLSVPLREE is encoded by the coding sequence GTGGGACTCCCCCGCAAAGCTCTGCGCACCGCCCTGACGGGCGCTCTGTGTTCCGTGTTGCTCGCCGCCGGGCCGGCCAGTGGTGCCGGGTCGGTGGCCGGGACCGGTGGCCGGGCGGGCGCGCCGGTCGTGCGGTTCGTCGATGTCGAGGGCGACGGCGGCACCGTGCTCAAGGCCAATGTGGTCGCCCCCGCCGACGCCGGGCCCGGGCGTTCGTATCCGCTCGTCGTCCTGCCCACGAGCTGGGCCATGCCGCAGCTCGAATACCTCGCGCAGGCCGGGCAGTTCGCCGCCGCGGGCTATGTCGTGGTGAGCTACAACTCGCGCGGCTTCTGGCAGTCCGGCGGTGAGATCGAGGTCGCCGGGCCACCCGATGTCGCGGACGCCTCCCGGGTGATCGACTGGGCGCTGGCCCACACCCCCGCCGACCCGGCGCGCGTCGGCATGGCGGGGGTCTCCTACGGCGCGGGGATCAGTCTGCTCGCCGCCGCCGAGGACCCCCGGATCAAGGCCGTGGCCGCGCTGAGCGGCTGGGCCGATCTCGCGGGCTCGATCTACAGCGGACGGACCCAGCACGCGCAGGCGGCGGCGGTCCTCACCGGGCTCGGCTTCCTCACCGGCCGTCCCAGCGCCGAACTGCGCGGCATCATGGCCGACTTCCTCAGTTCCAGGCTCGATCAGGAGCAGCGCATCCTCGATTGGGCGGCCCGCCGCTCCGTCGACCGGCGGATCGCGGGCCTCAACGCCCGGGGCACGGCGGTGATGCTCGGCAACGCCTGGGGCGACTCGATCTTCCCGCCCAACCAGTACGCGGAGTTCTTCGAGCGGCTGACGGGTCCCAAGCGGCTGGAGTTCCGGCCGGGCGACCATGCCACCGCCGAGGGGACCGGGCTCTTCGGACTCCCCAACGACACCTGGACGAGCACCCGCCGCTGGTTCGACCACCATCTCAGGGGCGTGGACAACGGCGTCGACCGGGAGCCGCCCGTTCGGCTCAAGTCCCGTTCCGACGGGGAGTACGAGGGGTATCGCGACTGGCGGTCGGTGGGCTCCGCCGAGCGCAGGCTGCCCCTCGGGGGGACGCAGCGCGTGCTCACCGGAGTGGACTCCGGCGCGAACGGCGGGCTGGTCCTGCTCTCGGGAGCGCTGGACCAGTTCACCCGGGTGCCTCCGATCGCGGCCGTCCCCCTGCTGCCCCGGGCCTTCGCGGCCGTCTGGCAGTCCGAGCGGTACGACGCCCCGCAGCGGATTCGGGGGACGAGCAGACTGCACACCACCGTCACCGGCACCGGGGCGAGCGGGACCCTCGTCGCCTACCTCTACGACGTGGGCCCGCTCGGCCTCGGCAAGCTGGTCACCAGTGCCCCGTACACCTTCCACGGCCGGACACCCGGCACACCGTTCGCCGTCGACCTGGAGCTGTTCTCCACCGCCTATGACGTCCCGGCAGGCCACCGTCTCGCCGTGGTCGTCGACACCGTCGACCCGCTGTACATCGAGCACAACCCGGCCGGGGCACAGCTGACCTTCTCCTCGCCCGCCGACGACCCGTCCCAGCTGTCGGTACCGCTGCGCGAGGAGTGA
- a CDS encoding glutamate ABC transporter substrate-binding protein, with translation MARTRRALAALLLLLTAAACGKEGSPPVKGPRPEALPHYPVNTSFRLDSSPTWRKAEARGHFVVGAKEDQPYLGEKDPATGLYSGFDIEIARMVSASLGLDPARISFVTIASANRETALQNGQIDYYVGTYTINDNRKKLVGFAGPYYMAGQDLLVRKDETDIKGPEDLAGKRVCSATGSTPYQRIKQDYPQAVLVSYDTYSICVDNLLTYQVDAVTTDDAILTGYAAKAPDELKVVGKPFSQEPYGIGVPRSDNALRFAIDDALAENEKNGNWKKAYDATLGLSGVPAPQPPPIDRYPAG, from the coding sequence ATGGCACGTACCCGACGCGCCCTGGCGGCGCTCCTCCTTCTGCTCACGGCCGCCGCCTGCGGCAAGGAGGGCAGCCCACCGGTCAAGGGCCCCCGGCCCGAGGCGCTGCCGCACTACCCGGTGAACACCTCCTTCCGGCTGGACTCCTCCCCGACCTGGCGCAAGGCCGAGGCCCGCGGCCACTTCGTCGTCGGGGCCAAGGAGGACCAGCCCTACCTCGGCGAGAAGGACCCCGCGACCGGCCTCTACTCCGGCTTCGACATCGAGATCGCCCGGATGGTCTCCGCCTCCCTGGGGCTGGACCCCGCCCGGATCTCCTTCGTCACCATCGCCTCCGCCAACCGGGAGACCGCCCTCCAGAACGGCCAGATCGACTACTACGTCGGCACCTACACCATCAACGACAACCGCAAGAAGCTCGTCGGCTTCGCCGGGCCCTACTACATGGCGGGCCAGGACCTGCTCGTCCGCAAGGACGAGACGGACATCAAGGGACCCGAGGACCTCGCCGGGAAACGGGTCTGCTCGGCCACCGGCTCCACGCCCTACCAGCGGATCAAGCAGGACTACCCCCAGGCCGTCCTGGTCTCCTACGACACCTACTCCATCTGTGTCGACAACCTGCTGACCTACCAGGTCGACGCCGTCACCACCGACGACGCCATCCTCACCGGCTACGCAGCCAAGGCGCCCGACGAACTCAAGGTCGTCGGCAAGCCCTTCTCGCAGGAGCCCTACGGCATCGGCGTCCCCCGCTCCGACAACGCCCTGCGCTTCGCCATCGACGACGCCCTCGCCGAGAACGAGAAGAACGGCAACTGGAAGAAGGCCTACGACGCCACCCTCGGACTGTCCGGAGTCCCGGCGCCGCAGCCGCCCCCGATCGACCGCTACCCGGCGGGCTGA
- a CDS encoding amino acid ABC transporter permease, whose product MDVLTDNFSTYAEGFLGTVELTFFSSLLALALGFLMAGFRVAPVGALRAIGTVWVTVLRNTPLTLLFFAVLLGLPRFGLVLPFTVFAVLALGCYTSAFICEALRSGINTVPRGQGEAARSLGMSFGQTLTVVILPQAFRTVIPPVGSTLIALAKNSAIAGAFSVTELLSTYKTLSELGYNIVWTFVWIAVGYLIITLTISALFNVLEKRYGVAR is encoded by the coding sequence ATGGACGTACTGACCGACAACTTCTCCACCTACGCCGAGGGCTTCCTCGGCACCGTCGAGCTGACCTTCTTCTCCTCGTTGCTCGCCCTCGCCCTCGGCTTCCTGATGGCGGGCTTCCGGGTCGCCCCCGTCGGCGCGCTGCGCGCCATCGGCACCGTGTGGGTGACGGTGCTCCGGAACACCCCGCTCACGCTGCTCTTCTTCGCCGTTCTGCTGGGGCTGCCGCGCTTCGGACTGGTGCTCCCGTTCACGGTCTTCGCGGTGCTCGCGCTCGGCTGCTACACCTCCGCGTTCATCTGCGAGGCCCTGCGGTCCGGGATCAACACCGTCCCCCGCGGCCAGGGGGAGGCGGCCCGCAGCCTCGGGATGTCCTTCGGCCAGACGCTGACCGTCGTGATCCTGCCCCAGGCGTTCCGCACCGTCATCCCCCCGGTCGGCTCCACGCTCATCGCGCTCGCCAAGAACTCCGCGATCGCTGGGGCGTTCAGCGTCACCGAACTGCTCAGCACCTACAAGACCCTCAGTGAGCTGGGCTACAACATCGTCTGGACCTTCGTCTGGATCGCCGTCGGCTATCTGATCATCACCCTCACCATCAGTGCGCTGTTCAACGTGCTGGAGAAGCGCTATGGGGTCGCACGATGA
- a CDS encoding amino acid ABC transporter permease — translation MTDSTALYDIPGPRTRRRHRLYGAVATLAILALLGWIVHLLFETGQFTAAKWTPFEYKGIQELLLRGLGNTLKAFAYASVLSLLLGGLLACGRLSDHAPVRWVSTLLVEFFRAMPVLVMIFFIFVALKVQPLPALVAGLTLYNGSVLAEVFRAGVHSVDRGQREAAYALGLRKTQVMTYVLVPQAVRAMLPAIISQLVVALKDTSLGYLITYEEFLHAGKLIASNLDYDLPFIPVVMVISPIYIGLCMLLSWFATWVARRQRRSPKTEAVEVAPAEPGTLLPGDPAATGRM, via the coding sequence ATGACCGATTCCACCGCCCTCTACGACATCCCCGGGCCCCGCACCCGCAGACGTCACCGCCTCTACGGGGCCGTCGCGACGCTGGCCATCCTGGCGCTGCTCGGCTGGATCGTCCATCTGCTCTTCGAAACGGGGCAGTTCACCGCCGCCAAGTGGACCCCCTTCGAGTACAAGGGGATTCAGGAACTGCTGCTGAGGGGACTCGGCAACACCCTCAAGGCATTCGCCTACGCCTCGGTGCTCTCGCTGCTGCTCGGCGGTCTCCTCGCCTGCGGCCGGCTCTCCGACCACGCCCCCGTGCGCTGGGTCTCCACCCTGCTCGTGGAGTTCTTCCGGGCCATGCCGGTACTGGTGATGATCTTCTTCATCTTTGTGGCGCTGAAGGTCCAGCCGCTGCCCGCGCTGGTCGCCGGGCTCACCCTCTACAACGGTTCGGTCCTCGCGGAGGTCTTCCGCGCGGGTGTCCACTCCGTGGACCGGGGACAGCGCGAGGCAGCATACGCACTGGGCCTGCGCAAGACCCAGGTCATGACCTATGTCCTGGTGCCCCAGGCGGTGCGGGCGATGCTGCCCGCCATCATCAGCCAGTTGGTGGTGGCCCTGAAGGACACCTCGCTCGGCTATCTGATCACCTATGAGGAATTCCTGCACGCGGGCAAGCTCATCGCGTCCAACCTCGACTACGACCTGCCGTTCATCCCCGTGGTGATGGTGATCTCGCCGATCTACATCGGGCTGTGCATGCTGCTCTCCTGGTTCGCCACCTGGGTGGCCCGGCGGCAGCGCCGCAGCCCGAAGACCGAGGCCGTGGAAGTCGCCCCGGCCGAACCAGGGACGCTGCTGCCCGGCGATCCCGCGGCGACCGGGAGGATGTAG